The Mesorhizobium sp. AR10 genome includes the window TTGCCTAGACGGTCCGCGCACGAAACTACAAAACGATGACCTTGGCGCCGACTTCGGTGCGGTCATAGAGGTCGATGATGTCCTGGTTCATCAGCCGGATGCAGCCCGACGACATCGCCTTGCCGATTGAGTTCCACTCCGGGCTGCCATGCAGGCGGTAGCCTGAATCGCCGCCCTTGTTGAACAGATACATGGCGCGCGCGCCGAGCGGGTTTTTCAACCCCGGCTCCATGCCGCTGGCAAACTTGGCGAGTTCCGGCTGGCGCTGGATCATCTGCCTCGGCGGCGTCCAGGTCGGCCATTCGCGCTTCAGCGCGATACGGGCGGTGCCGTGCCATTCAAAGCCTTCGCGGCCGACGCCGATGCCGTAGCGTATCGCCCGGCCGTCGCCCTCGACGAAGTACAGAAACTTGTTTTGCGTGTCGACGATGATGGTGCCCGGCTTTTCCCTGGTGTCGTAGTTCACCTCCTGCCGGTGATACTGCCTCGGGACCTTTTCAATCGGGATGCGCGGCAATTGATAGCCAGCGTCGTTAATCGCGCCATAATCGTTGGAGAACAGCCGCGAGCCGATGGTGCTGCAACCGGTGATCGCGGTCGACAACGCAAGAGCAGCGACAATTGCAAACGACTTCATGCGCATGAATAAGTCCGACGCCCCGCCTAAACGATCGCGGCACGACTCGGCCGCTTTTTCCTTAACCATTCATGCTGGCATTTGCTTTGCTTGCCAAGCGCGCGATGCCTATATGCGAGACCTTACCTGCTGGTAAGCACGCAACTATGGCATTTCGGCAACAGGCCTTTCGGGATTGTCGAGCAAATTCAATGGGGCTGTCCTGCCGAACCGCCCGAGACCGAGGAAGACGCCATGAATGTCGGTAATGCCGCAGAGCGTTCCGGCCTGCCGGCCAAGACCATCCGCTACTATGAGGAGATCGGCCTGATCGCGCCTGCGCGCGCCAGCAACGGCTACCGCGACTATTCAGGCGACGACATCCACCGGCTGGCTTTCCTGCGCCGCGCGCGCAATCTCGGCTTTTCAATCGAGGATTGCCGCCAGTTGATGGCGCTCTACCAGGATCGCAGCCGCGCCAGCCATGACGTGCGCGAGATCGCCGCCGCCCATGTCAGCGCGATCGAGGAGAAGGTGCGCGAATTGCAGTCGATGCGGGCGACCCTGCAGAAGCTGGTCCACGCCTGCCACGGCGACGACCGGCCGGACTGCCCGATTTTGGATGATATGGCGGGGGGTGCTTTGGCTGGCGACAAGGTGGCTTCGGCGGGGGCATGAAGGGCGTCTATCAGCATTGCGCCGAGCACCGTCGTAACCCGCGAACTTATGGCGGAAAATAGCCGATTGGTTAACTGGGCAACGACTCCCGCTATGGCCTCACTGGGTTCGGTGCGATAGCTTTTCTTCTCTGGCTGCGACCAGCTCTGGGACTGTAGTTTCACAAGATCACTGGCTCCGGAGATATGGTTATTTCCGTACAATCCGGTCCAGCAAGTCAGGCTCCACTGCCACTTGCCCGATGAATTCGCGCACCATCAGCATGGCAAATTCGCGCCACCGGTCTGTTGGAATTTGCTCCTCGATCACCGCTTTGCGGAACGCGCTTCGCAAAATTTCGCAATCGAATGTCGACACCTTTACCGAATAGTCTTCCGCCATCTGAAACCCCTTGCGCCGCTGACCCGCTGCCGGATGGCAGGGTAGCGACGTGCCGAAGGTTTGGATGGTCAATACAGAACACCATGAAATCACTGGCGATTATCGGCGTCAGTGGCGCTTCTCCGAAGGAGCGCACATGATGGGTTCAAACCGTGAACAAAATCTGGCATGGTGCAGCCATGCCGATCATTTCCCCGATTCCCCTCAACCCCCTCATCGACGGCCGCCAGTCGGAGCGCGCAATGCTGGTGCGGCGGGGCGTGCAGCGGCTGCTGAGGGAAATGGGGGCGCATGTACTGCCTGAACTGTCACTGGCGACCGGCCGCCGTGCCGACCTCGTCGCGCTCTCCCGCCAGGGCGATATCTGGATCATCGAGATCAAATCCTCGATCGAGGATTTCAGGGTCGACCGCAAATGGCCCGACTACCGGCTGCACTCCGACCGCTTCTTCTTCGCCACCCATCCCGGCGTGCCCGCGGAGATCTTTCCGCAGGAATGCGGTTTTATCCTTTCCGACGGCTACGGCGCCGAAATCATGCGCGATGCGCCCGAGCACCGCATGGCGGCGGCAACGCGCAAGGCGCTGATGCTGAGGATCGCGCGCGCCGGTGCTTCGCGGCTGTTGGCGGCGGAACTCGCCGGCGTCTCGGTGCCGGCGCTGGAAGGTGAGAGCGAGTAGGTTTCGGGCCGTCATATTCGCGATTATCGAATCCGCGTAACCTTTGGCCTTCGCGCCGCCCCTCATCTGCCTGCCGGCATCTTCTCCCCGTAAACGGGGAGAAGGGGGCTGGCCGCAAGCTCGGCGCTCTTTCCGCAACGTTGAAAATTGGCGAAATCTTCGCGGGAGCGTCCTTCTCCCCGTCCACTATATGGGGAGAAGATGCCGGCAGGCAGATGAGGGGCGGCGCCAAACGTCGACAGAACCGCGGCTTTCAATGACGCCGGCAGCCTCTACTCGCTCTCTTCCACCCCATCCACTGCCGGCGCCATGAGCAGCACGGCGGCACCGAGGATGGCGGCGAGGAAGGAACCGGCGAGGATGCCGACCTTGACCGCGTCCTGCAGCGCCACGTCATCGGCGAAGGCGAGCAGGCCTATGAACAGGCTCATGGTGAAGCCGATGCCGCACAAAAGCGAAATGCCGACCATGTGCAGCCAGCCGGTATTGACCGGCAGGTCGGCGAAGCCGAGCCGGATGGCCAGAGCCGAGGAGCCGAACACACCGACCAGCTTGCCGGCGACGAGGCCGGCGGCGACGCCGAGCGTCAACGGCTCGATCAAAGCCGCCGCACTCAGGCCGGCGAGCGACACGCCGGCATTGGCAAAGCCGAAGACCGGGATGACCACGAAGGGGACGATTTTGTGCAGGCCATGCTCGAGCCGATGCAGCGGCGAATGCTCCAAGTCGTGGCTGATGCCGGCGGAGCGTTCGAGCGGGATGGTCAGGGCCAGCGCCACGCCGGCGAGCGTGGCATGGACGCCCGATTTCAACACGAGCACCCAGAGAACGACGCCAAGCACGATGTAGGGCACCAGCGTCATCACCCGCATGCGGTTGAGCACGACGAGCACGGCGATGACCGCGAAAGCCGCGCCGAGATAGGCTGATGACAGGTCGCTGGTGTAGAAGATGGCGATGATGATGACGGCGCCGAGATCGTCGATGATGGCGAGCGCGGTCAGGAAGATCTTCAGCGATGCCGGCACGCGGCTGCCGAGCAGCGAAAGCACGCCGAGCGCAAAGGCGATGTCGGTGGCGGTCGGGATCGCCCAGCCGGAGAGTGCCGCTGAATTGTTGCGGTTTATGGCGACGTAAATCAGTGCCGGGACCACCATGCCGCCGGCAGCGGCAACGCCGGGCAGGACGCGCCGCGGCCAGGTGGAGAGCTGGCCGTCCAGCATCTCGCGCTTGATCTCCAGGCCGACCAGCAGGAAGAACACCGCCATCAGGCCGTCATTGATCCAGTGCGAGACGCTGAGCGGCCCCAGATAGGCGTGCAGGATAGAAAAATAGGTTTCGGCCAGCGGCGAATTGGCGACGATCAGGGCAAGGGCTGCGGCGACCATCAGGATGATGCCGCCGGCCGCCTCGCCATCGAGGAATTCGCGAAGGATGGAGACCGGCCGCCGCTTCTGGTCCTGCATATCGTCTCCGTCGCGCCGCCCGTCGGAATCACCTGACAGGATGATGCGCAAGCCCCGGCAGCGAGGCAAGCGCCAGTCGGGAGGCAGGCGTCAGCGCGGGGCGCGCTTGGCGAGAATCCGCTGCAGCGTGCGGCGATGCATGTTGAGCCGGCGCGCGGTTTCCGAGACGTTGCGGTCGCACATTTCGTAGACACGCTGGATGTGTTCCCAGCGCACGCGATCAGCCGACATCGGATTTTCGGGCGGTGCGGCGCGTTCGCCCGCCGTGCGGGTCAGTGCGGCAAAAATATCGTCGGCATCGGCCGGCTTCGACAGATAGTCGACTGCGCCGAGCTTCACCGCCGTCACCGCTGTGGCGATGTTGCCGTAGCCGGTGAGGATGATGGCGCGGGCGTCCTCGCGCTTCTCGCGGATGGCAGCGACGACATCGAGGCCGTTGCCGTCACCGAGCCGCATGTCGACCACCGCGTAGGCCGGCGGATTGGCGCGCGCCTTGGCAACCGCCTCCTCGACGCTCTCGGCCGTCTCGACCACGAAACCCCTGGTTTCCATGGCACGGGCAAGCCGCGTGAGGAACGGTTTGTCGTCGTCGACGATCAGCAGCGAGGTGTCCTCGCCCTCAACCATTGCGCCAATTGTCTCGTCAATTGTCATCGTGTCTAGAATTCCTGCTGCCTTAATTTTACGCAGATATCGTTCCGGAGCGCCATTGTCCAATTTACGCAGTATCAAACATGCTGGCCGCAGCCGATTCGGGATTGAGGAAGACGCTGCGCGGCCACGATATCTGCACGACGGCGCCCTCGCCCAGCCCGCTCGAATTGCGGAAATCAAGCGTAGCACCCGAGCGTTCGAGCAAGGTCTTGGCGATGAAAAGCCCGAGACCCAGCCCGCCTCCGGCTTCGGTGCCCTGGCGCGTCGACATATAGGGCTCGCCGATACGGTCGATGATTTCCGGAGGGAAGCCCGGCCCGTCGTCGATGATCGAGAAGGTGACGGCGGCCTCGTCCCAGTCCCAGCCCACGGTGACGGTCTTGCGGGCAAAGTCGATGGCGTTCTCGACCAGATTGCCGAGGCCGTAGATGACGCCGGGATTGCGTCGCCCCACCGGTTCGGAACCGATGCGCTCGCCCGGCCGAAGCCGGATCGAGATGCCGAAATCGCGATGCGGGGCCGTCACCTCCTCGACCAGCGAGGTCAGCGGCAGGCGGGAGAGATGCGCCTCGCCCTCTGAAGACAGGCTGGTGAGGCGCTTGAGGATTTCGCGGCAGCGCTCGCTCTGCGAGCGCAACAGCGTCACGTCCTCGCGGTATTTCGGGTCGTTGCCAAGCGCTTTCTCCATCTCCTTGGCGACAAGCGTGATGGTGGCAAGCGGCGTGCCCAGCTCATGCGCGGCGGCGGCGGCGAGGCCGTCGAGCGCCGACAGATGCTGCTCGCGCTGCAGCACCAGTTCGGTCGCGGCGAGCGCGTTGGCCAGCAGGCGCGCTTCCTCGGCAACGCGAAAGGCATAGATCGCGGTGAAGGCGATCGAGGAGAACACCGCCATCCAGATGCCAGCGAGATAGATGAACGGCATCTCCAGCGGCGCGCTCTCGTACCACGGCAGCGGCTGATGGAAGAAGACCAGCAAGGTCGCCGCCACCATCACCAGCGCGCCGAGGATGGCGGTCAGTCGCAGCGGCAGCGACGCCGCCGAGATAACCACGGGCACCGTCATCAGCACCGAAAACGGATTGGTGAGGCCGCCGGTCATGTAGAGCAGGCCGGCAAGCTGCAGGCTGTCGAAGGTCAGGATGCCGAACGCCGGAAGCGGGGTCAGCCGGTGCGCCGCCGGATAGCGGAAAGTCAGCAAAAGGTTCATCCAGGCCGAGCAGGCGATCAGTCCGAAGCACATGCTGACCGGCAGCGGGAATTTCAGCCCGTAGGCAACGACGAGAACCGCCAGACTCTGGCCGACGATGGCCAGCCAGCGCAGCCTGATCAGCGTGTTGAGGCGCAGCCGCTGGCTTTGCCGGAAGTCGGGCGTGTGCAAGATCTTGATCATGGCCAAGGATTATAGCCGGGAAACGACAAAGGCTAGGTACCCCGCGGTTTGGCGCGAGCGGTGGCGGTGGCGAGCAGCGGGTTTTCCGGCCAGACATGCCTGGGGTAGCGGCCGCGCATGTCGGCGCGCACATCGGCCCATGAGCCGCGCCAGAAGCCGGGCAGGTCACGCGTCGTCTGGATCGGACGATGCGCCGGCGAGAGCAGCTCGAGCGTCAGCGGCACGGTACCGTTGGCGATCGCGGGGTGCCGGTCTAGACCGAACAGCTCCTGCACACGAACCGCCAGCACCGGCCATTCGCCGTCATAGCGGATCGGCACATGGCTGCCCGACGGGGCGTCGAAATGGGTCGGTGCCAGCGCCTCGATCCTGCGCTGCAAGTCGTGCGGCACCAGTGCCATGAGTCCCGCCGAAAGCGTGCCGGGATCAATCGCGGAAAAGGATGCCTTGCCGGAGAGGAACGGCAGCAGCCAGTCGTCGAGGCGTTCGATGAGCGCTGCGTCGGAAACATCGGGCCAGGGCGCGCCGAGGCCGCGATGCAGCCAGCCGAGCCGTTGCCGCAGCGTCTCCGCGTCCTTGCCCCACTCGAGCAGCGACAGCCCGTGTTCGCGCAAGGCGTCGAGGATGGCGCGATCCGCATCGGCACCGGCCGGCGCCGGCAGCATGCGTTCGGACATCGCAATAGCGCCAAGGCGAACGGTTTCGCGCACGCGCACCGCACGCCTGTCGCGGTCGAAGCTCGCTTCGCGGCGAACCTCGATCTTTTCCGCGAGCGCAGCGCGAATGTCGGCTTCATCGATCACTGCAGCCGCAGTGATGCGGGCGTTCTGCGCCTTGCCCCGCAGGTCGGCGACAACGAGCCAGGGCTCGCCGGCCAGCGGATCGGCGGCGTCGAGCATGGCACCGGAGCCATTGGCCAGCACTAAACGGCCACGCTCACCGCGCGCCCTGGCGACGCGGTCGGGCCAGGCAAGGATGAGAAGGGAGCCGGCGGATGCAGGGTCATTGCTTTTCCCGCCGCCAGCCTGCTTCGCCAACCGTTCAGCGAGCTGACGCGCAGCGGTGGCGCGCGGCGATCTTTCTGATCGAAACCGCATCAGCCGCCGTTCAAGATCGGCGCCGTCGCCGCCAAGACCGCGTTCGGTGAGCAGAACGGCGAGCATGGCCGCCTCAAGGGCATGGCCGGCCTTCGCCGCCTCGGCCACCATATGGGCGAGCCGCACCGGCAGGGCCAGCTTGCGCATCGCGGCACCTTGCTCGGTCAGACGCCCTGCTCCGTCGATGGCGTCGAGCGCGCGAAGCAGGGCGACTGCCTCATTGAGCGCCGGCGCCGGCGGTGGATCGAGGAAGGCAAGGCTGGCCGGATCGGCGACGCCAAAGGCGGCGCAATCGAGCACCAGCCCGGAAAGGTCGGCCTCGAGGATTTCTGGCGGGGTGAAAGCGGGAAGTGCCGCCGTCTGCTCGGCCCGCCATAGCCGCACCGCGACGCCCGGCTGGGTGCGCCCGGCGCGGCCGGCGCGCTGGTCGGCGGAGGCTCTGCTAACGCGCACCGTCTCCAGCCGCGTCAGGCCGCTGGCCGGCTCATAACGCGGCAGCCGCGACAGGCCGGAATCGATGACGACGCGAACGCCATCGATGGTGATGGAGGTCTCGGCGATCGACGTCGCCAGCACCACCTTGCGGCGCCCGGACGGCGGCGGCTTGATCGCGGCATCCTGCGCCTTGCCGTCGAGCATGCCGTAGAGCTGCACGATGTCGGTGTCGGCACCGATGCGGCCCAGCAAGCGTTCGGCGGTGCGCTCGATCTCGCGCTGGCCTGGCAGGAAGGCGAGCACGCTGCCGCTTTCCTCGGCCAGTGCGGCACGGATCGCCTTGGCCATGGCGTCCTCGATGGGAACACCAGCCGGCCGTTCGTCGTAGCGGATGTCGACGGGGAAGGCGCGGCCCTGGC containing:
- the hrpB gene encoding ATP-dependent helicase HrpB; its protein translation is MTRKPLPELPVSAVLPALSEALGRGNSVVLVAPPGAGKTTLVPLALLDAAWLGTGRIILLEPRRLAARAAARRMAELIGEEPGDTVGYAMRMENRTSARTKILVVTEGVLARMILDDPELPGVSAVFFDEFHERSLDGDFGLALALDVQGALRPDLRLLVMSATLDGARVARLLSAAPVIESQGRAFPVDIRYDERPAGVPIEDAMAKAIRAALAEESGSVLAFLPGQREIERTAERLLGRIGADTDIVQLYGMLDGKAQDAAIKPPPSGRRKVVLATSIAETSITIDGVRVVIDSGLSRLPRYEPASGLTRLETVRVSRASADQRAGRAGRTQPGVAVRLWRAEQTAALPAFTPPEILEADLSGLVLDCAAFGVADPASLAFLDPPPAPALNEAVALLRALDAIDGAGRLTEQGAAMRKLALPVRLAHMVAEAAKAGHALEAAMLAVLLTERGLGGDGADLERRLMRFRSERSPRATAARQLAERLAKQAGGGKSNDPASAGSLLILAWPDRVARARGERGRLVLANGSGAMLDAADPLAGEPWLVVADLRGKAQNARITAAAVIDEADIRAALAEKIEVRREASFDRDRRAVRVRETVRLGAIAMSERMLPAPAGADADRAILDALREHGLSLLEWGKDAETLRQRLGWLHRGLGAPWPDVSDAALIERLDDWLLPFLSGKASFSAIDPGTLSAGLMALVPHDLQRRIEALAPTHFDAPSGSHVPIRYDGEWPVLAVRVQELFGLDRHPAIANGTVPLTLELLSPAHRPIQTTRDLPGFWRGSWADVRADMRGRYPRHVWPENPLLATATARAKPRGT
- a CDS encoding MmcB family DNA repair protein gives rise to the protein MPIISPIPLNPLIDGRQSERAMLVRRGVQRLLREMGAHVLPELSLATGRRADLVALSRQGDIWIIEIKSSIEDFRVDRKWPDYRLHSDRFFFATHPGVPAEIFPQECGFILSDGYGAEIMRDAPEHRMAAATRKALMLRIARAGASRLLAAELAGVSVPALEGESE
- a CDS encoding ActS/PrrB/RegB family redox-sensitive histidine kinase, which gives rise to MIKILHTPDFRQSQRLRLNTLIRLRWLAIVGQSLAVLVVAYGLKFPLPVSMCFGLIACSAWMNLLLTFRYPAAHRLTPLPAFGILTFDSLQLAGLLYMTGGLTNPFSVLMTVPVVISAASLPLRLTAILGALVMVAATLLVFFHQPLPWYESAPLEMPFIYLAGIWMAVFSSIAFTAIYAFRVAEEARLLANALAATELVLQREQHLSALDGLAAAAAHELGTPLATITLVAKEMEKALGNDPKYREDVTLLRSQSERCREILKRLTSLSSEGEAHLSRLPLTSLVEEVTAPHRDFGISIRLRPGERIGSEPVGRRNPGVIYGLGNLVENAIDFARKTVTVGWDWDEAAVTFSIIDDGPGFPPEIIDRIGEPYMSTRQGTEAGGGLGLGLFIAKTLLERSGATLDFRNSSGLGEGAVVQISWPRSVFLNPESAAASMFDTA
- the cueR gene encoding Cu(I)-responsive transcriptional regulator, whose amino-acid sequence is MNVGNAAERSGLPAKTIRYYEEIGLIAPARASNGYRDYSGDDIHRLAFLRRARNLGFSIEDCRQLMALYQDRSRASHDVREIAAAHVSAIEEKVRELQSMRATLQKLVHACHGDDRPDCPILDDMAGGALAGDKVASAGA
- a CDS encoding L,D-transpeptidase: MRMKSFAIVAALALSTAITGCSTIGSRLFSNDYGAINDAGYQLPRIPIEKVPRQYHRQEVNYDTREKPGTIIVDTQNKFLYFVEGDGRAIRYGIGVGREGFEWHGTARIALKREWPTWTPPRQMIQRQPELAKFASGMEPGLKNPLGARAMYLFNKGGDSGYRLHGSPEWNSIGKAMSSGCIRLMNQDIIDLYDRTEVGAKVIVL
- a CDS encoding ActR/PrrA/RegA family redox response regulator transcription factor, with amino-acid sequence MTIDETIGAMVEGEDTSLLIVDDDKPFLTRLARAMETRGFVVETAESVEEAVAKARANPPAYAVVDMRLGDGNGLDVVAAIREKREDARAIILTGYGNIATAVTAVKLGAVDYLSKPADADDIFAALTRTAGERAAPPENPMSADRVRWEHIQRVYEMCDRNVSETARRLNMHRRTLQRILAKRAPR
- the nhaA gene encoding Na+/H+ antiporter NhaA, with protein sequence MQDQKRRPVSILREFLDGEAAGGIILMVAAALALIVANSPLAETYFSILHAYLGPLSVSHWINDGLMAVFFLLVGLEIKREMLDGQLSTWPRRVLPGVAAAGGMVVPALIYVAINRNNSAALSGWAIPTATDIAFALGVLSLLGSRVPASLKIFLTALAIIDDLGAVIIIAIFYTSDLSSAYLGAAFAVIAVLVVLNRMRVMTLVPYIVLGVVLWVLVLKSGVHATLAGVALALTIPLERSAGISHDLEHSPLHRLEHGLHKIVPFVVIPVFGFANAGVSLAGLSAAALIEPLTLGVAAGLVAGKLVGVFGSSALAIRLGFADLPVNTGWLHMVGISLLCGIGFTMSLFIGLLAFADDVALQDAVKVGILAGSFLAAILGAAVLLMAPAVDGVEESE